One genomic region from Jilunia laotingensis encodes:
- a CDS encoding GH32 C-terminal domain-containing protein produces the protein MKYTAIRRKQFSRYVITSYICLFPFSHAIYGNSCLGTAPDHPFKKGAIAVWTFKDLNDATQKNSRLTKNGNVSVITLQGEEADASKARGGDALVAKFDGGFLSAGQGADNELNLNGKHLSILARVKANYITGYTPILTKAGNDQSLAYNVAFNPQGKNIYLEVLLGSDDIAGAHLLKYRIPREELTLWHDIIFRFNGKTSELYVDGQLRDDEVTVGDIRDWNRRPLLIGGQYKDGEGYSDTSNASAEFVFDGLIDHIGLWNRYLSDKEVMLLSGVQNLKDGRPEYYTEAYRPQFHFSAKKNWLNDPNGLIYYDGIYHMFFQYMPPHRPGAYKDWGHAISEDLIHWEQIPNHITPHKVWAGCWSGSAVVDEHNVTGFQNGDEKPIIAFITNGGHPDDGLGPLCTQCIAYSTDAGKTFTYYDKNPIIRNIHKANRDPKMVWDANSRQWIMSLYMDKGCEFGLFASNNLKDWRQLSSLTLDGVTECPGFFPLPVDGDSNNIKWLFYGANGKYKIGSFDGTHFQPETGILEGDFGRNFYAAMTWSNVPDGRCLHLAWMPTQRYPDMPFEQQMNFPTELTLHSTPNGLRAYRIPVREISNLYDQYDRWKNKTITAGNNILNKLKGDLYDMQFEFDMTRSSSFTIGIRGANIYYDADKQQIFCDGPTVDNKWADLGRATLKSIDGKMKLRILVDRTSIEIFGNDGEVVITSNFMPDLLNRFYSLSTDKQIKIVSADIYSLKSIWNIN, from the coding sequence ATGAAATACACCGCAATCAGAAGAAAACAATTCAGCAGATATGTGATAACGTCATATATCTGCCTGTTTCCATTTAGTCATGCAATCTATGGAAATTCCTGTTTAGGAACTGCTCCGGATCATCCTTTCAAGAAAGGTGCAATAGCCGTATGGACGTTCAAAGATTTAAATGATGCTACACAAAAGAACAGCAGGCTCACGAAGAATGGAAATGTTTCCGTCATTACCTTACAGGGAGAAGAAGCTGATGCTTCTAAAGCCCGGGGAGGGGATGCCTTAGTAGCTAAATTCGATGGCGGCTTCCTAAGTGCGGGACAGGGGGCAGACAATGAACTGAACTTAAATGGTAAACACCTTTCTATTCTGGCCAGAGTGAAAGCAAATTATATCACCGGCTACACCCCTATCTTAACAAAAGCGGGTAATGATCAAAGCCTTGCTTACAATGTTGCTTTCAATCCCCAGGGAAAAAACATTTATCTAGAGGTATTATTGGGAAGTGATGATATTGCAGGGGCACACCTTTTAAAATATAGAATACCTAGAGAAGAACTTACACTATGGCACGACATCATTTTTCGTTTTAACGGAAAAACTTCCGAATTGTATGTGGATGGACAACTCCGGGATGATGAAGTTACAGTAGGCGATATTCGAGACTGGAACAGGCGTCCGTTATTGATTGGTGGTCAGTACAAGGATGGAGAAGGATATTCCGACACTTCCAACGCTTCAGCGGAATTTGTTTTCGATGGTTTGATTGATCACATCGGCTTGTGGAATCGTTACTTGTCTGACAAGGAGGTCATGCTACTTTCCGGAGTACAGAACCTGAAGGACGGTCGGCCTGAATATTACACAGAAGCTTATCGTCCGCAGTTTCATTTCTCTGCCAAGAAGAACTGGCTGAATGATCCGAATGGTTTGATTTATTATGATGGAATATATCACATGTTTTTCCAATATATGCCACCGCATCGCCCCGGTGCTTACAAAGACTGGGGACATGCCATCAGCGAGGATTTGATTCATTGGGAACAGATTCCGAACCACATTACTCCTCATAAGGTATGGGCGGGTTGCTGGTCTGGCTCTGCCGTAGTAGATGAACACAACGTAACCGGCTTCCAAAACGGAGATGAGAAACCGATCATCGCATTCATAACCAACGGTGGGCATCCTGACGATGGCTTAGGTCCGCTGTGTACACAATGTATCGCTTATAGTACGGATGCTGGCAAGACCTTTACTTACTATGACAAGAATCCCATCATACGAAACATCCATAAAGCCAACCGTGATCCCAAAATGGTATGGGATGCGAACTCCAGACAATGGATAATGTCTCTTTATATGGATAAGGGATGCGAATTCGGTCTATTTGCTTCCAACAATCTAAAGGATTGGAGACAACTATCGTCTCTGACGCTTGATGGGGTCACGGAATGTCCGGGTTTTTTCCCTCTTCCGGTTGACGGAGACAGTAACAATATTAAATGGCTGTTTTATGGTGCTAACGGCAAATATAAGATCGGTTCGTTCGATGGTACTCACTTCCAACCGGAAACGGGAATACTGGAAGGAGACTTTGGCAGGAACTTCTATGCAGCGATGACATGGAGTAATGTCCCCGATGGCAGATGCCTGCATCTCGCATGGATGCCTACACAGCGCTATCCGGATATGCCGTTTGAACAACAGATGAACTTTCCGACGGAACTCACTCTGCACAGTACCCCAAATGGATTAAGAGCATACAGAATCCCTGTCAGAGAAATCAGTAATCTTTATGATCAATATGATAGATGGAAGAATAAGACAATTACGGCAGGTAATAACATATTAAATAAATTGAAAGGCGACTTATATGATATGCAATTTGAATTCGATATGACCCGGTCTTCTTCTTTTACAATTGGTATTCGTGGCGCTAATATATACTATGACGCTGATAAACAACAGATTTTCTGTGACGGACCAACGGTAGACAATAAATGGGCCGACTTAGGTAGAGCCACATTAAAAAGTATCGATGGCAAGATGAAACTGCGTATCTTAGTAGATCGGACAAGCATCGAGATTTTCGGTAATGATGGTGAAGTAGTCATTACCTCTAATTTCATGCCCGATTTACTCAATCGGTTTTATTCTCTCTCCACAGATAAACAAATCAAGATAGTATCAGCCGACATATATTCTTTAAAATCAATCTGGAATATCAATTAA